A genomic window from Microbacterium sp. H1-D42 includes:
- a CDS encoding helix-turn-helix transcriptional regulator has translation MAVIVDIDVMLARRKMAVGELAERIGITPTNLAVLKNGRAKAVRFTTLDALCEALDCQPGDLLRWVPDDDA, from the coding sequence ATGGCCGTCATCGTCGACATCGACGTCATGCTCGCCCGCCGCAAGATGGCTGTGGGCGAGCTCGCCGAGCGCATCGGCATCACCCCGACGAACCTCGCCGTGCTGAAGAACGGGCGGGCGAAGGCGGTGCGCTTCACGACGCTGGATGCCCTGTGCGAGGCGCTCGACTGCCAGCCGGGCGACCTGCTGCGCTGGGTGCCGGACGACGACGCGTAG
- a CDS encoding AarF/UbiB family protein, which produces MRSSKGRARYRRILRFAARAFAQVWWFELILPRFGFGRVAERTRDARMLALARRFRDLAVDLGGLMIKVGQFMSSRLDVLPPEITSELAALQDEVPAVPFDDIRAVAEAELGMPLERAFASFDRMPVAAASLGQAHRATLNPTDAADTGLDGVVVKVQRPGIDQIVDVDLAALRRVARWAQRVRVVAARVDAPALVEEFAQTCHEEIDYLHEAASGERFAQDFADDDRVDSPAIVWERTTRKVLTLQDVTAIKINDTVALRAAGIDPTDVAKVFADVMLDQVFTHSFVHADPHPGNIFVTPLPEAGAGERTWRLTFIDFGMMAEVPDELRSGLRTLVIAVASRDSRGLVKAAQEIGVLLPSADTIELERALTVLFARFGGMGFSELRDVDPHELRDFAAEFGDSMRSLPVQFPEKLLLLMRAVSLTSGMCSALDPSFNIWEPVEPYASKLLRDQSGHLLQDLGKQSLANAGVLWRMPTRVDTLIDRFEAGTLTFDVSHLEQRLDRIIRVAFRAVSAVLFGGMLIGGALLLGPVPWLGVTLMSLSALPLLHALFGRR; this is translated from the coding sequence TTGAGGTCGTCGAAGGGCCGCGCCAGATACCGGCGCATCCTGCGCTTCGCCGCACGCGCCTTCGCGCAGGTCTGGTGGTTCGAACTGATCCTGCCGCGGTTCGGCTTCGGCCGTGTCGCCGAGCGCACGCGCGACGCACGGATGCTGGCGCTCGCCCGCCGGTTCCGCGACCTGGCCGTCGACCTCGGCGGCCTCATGATCAAGGTCGGGCAGTTCATGTCGTCGCGCCTCGACGTGCTCCCACCCGAGATCACCAGCGAGCTCGCGGCGCTCCAGGACGAAGTGCCGGCCGTGCCGTTCGACGACATCCGCGCCGTCGCCGAGGCCGAGCTCGGCATGCCGCTCGAGCGCGCGTTCGCCTCCTTCGATCGGATGCCCGTCGCGGCAGCATCCCTCGGTCAGGCGCACCGCGCCACCCTCAACCCGACCGACGCCGCTGACACCGGACTCGACGGCGTCGTCGTCAAGGTGCAGCGACCAGGCATCGATCAGATCGTCGACGTCGACCTCGCAGCTCTCCGCCGCGTCGCGCGCTGGGCGCAGCGGGTACGCGTGGTGGCCGCCCGCGTCGATGCCCCCGCGCTCGTCGAGGAGTTCGCGCAGACCTGCCACGAGGAGATCGACTACCTGCACGAGGCGGCCAGCGGTGAGAGATTCGCCCAGGACTTCGCCGACGATGACCGCGTGGACTCGCCCGCGATCGTGTGGGAGCGCACCACCCGCAAGGTGCTGACGCTGCAAGACGTCACGGCCATCAAGATCAACGACACGGTCGCGCTGCGCGCTGCCGGCATCGACCCGACCGACGTCGCGAAGGTGTTCGCCGATGTCATGCTCGACCAGGTCTTCACGCACTCGTTCGTGCACGCCGACCCGCATCCCGGGAACATCTTCGTCACGCCGCTGCCAGAGGCCGGCGCCGGCGAGCGCACCTGGCGACTCACCTTCATCGACTTCGGGATGATGGCCGAGGTGCCGGACGAGCTGCGCAGCGGCCTGCGCACCCTCGTGATCGCCGTCGCCTCGCGCGACAGCCGCGGGCTCGTGAAAGCCGCTCAGGAGATCGGAGTCCTGCTGCCCTCGGCCGACACGATCGAGCTCGAGCGCGCACTCACCGTGCTGTTCGCGCGATTCGGCGGCATGGGCTTCAGTGAACTGCGCGACGTCGACCCGCACGAGTTGCGCGACTTCGCCGCCGAGTTCGGCGACTCCATGCGCAGCCTGCCGGTGCAGTTCCCCGAGAAGCTGCTGCTGCTCATGCGCGCGGTGTCGCTGACATCCGGAATGTGCAGCGCCCTCGACCCCTCCTTCAACATCTGGGAGCCCGTCGAGCCCTACGCCAGCAAGCTGCTGCGCGATCAGAGCGGACACCTTCTGCAGGATCTCGGCAAGCAGTCCCTCGCCAACGCCGGCGTGCTGTGGCGGATGCCGACACGCGTCGACACGCTCATCGACCGCTTCGAGGCCGGCACGCTCACCTTCGACGTCTCGCATCTCGAACAGCGCCTCGACCGGATCATCCGGGTCGCGTTCCGCGCGGTATCGGCCGTGTTGTTCGGGGGGATGCTGATCGGCGGCGCCCTGCTGCTCGGGCCGGTCCCGTGGCTGGGCGTGACGCTCATGAGCCTGTCGGCGCTCCCACTGCTGCACGCCCTGTTCGGCAGGCGATAG
- a CDS encoding PadR family transcriptional regulator — MNNAFPSGGFGFGASNGAGNPLAGVWEAMDQLRTGFEQRSGGSRMARGDVRAAVISLLAEKPMHGYQIISEIGERSGGAWKPSAGSVYPTLQLLADEGLITAEEQGGRKTYSLTEAGIAESEEAASKPAPWENTGGRSTSHLAALPKAGMELASATAQLARTGTPEQVEQGVAILEDARRKLYAILAEG; from the coding sequence ATGAACAACGCATTCCCCTCTGGTGGGTTCGGCTTCGGCGCCAGCAACGGTGCGGGCAACCCCCTGGCCGGCGTCTGGGAGGCCATGGACCAGCTGCGCACCGGCTTCGAGCAGCGCTCCGGCGGCTCGCGCATGGCTCGCGGCGACGTGCGCGCGGCGGTCATCTCGCTGCTCGCCGAGAAGCCGATGCACGGCTACCAGATCATCAGCGAGATCGGCGAGCGCTCGGGCGGTGCGTGGAAGCCCAGTGCCGGATCGGTCTACCCGACCCTGCAGCTGCTCGCCGACGAAGGCCTGATCACCGCTGAAGAACAGGGCGGTCGCAAGACGTACTCGCTGACGGAGGCCGGCATCGCCGAGTCCGAAGAGGCAGCATCCAAGCCCGCACCGTGGGAGAACACCGGAGGGCGCTCGACGAGCCACCTCGCTGCCCTCCCCAAGGCCGGCATGGAGCTCGCCAGCGCCACAGCGCAGCTCGCCCGCACCGGCACACCGGAACAGGTCGAGCAGGGGGTCGCCATCCTCGAAGACGCGCGCCGTAAGCTGTACGCAATTCTCGCCGAAGGGTGA
- a CDS encoding Rossmann-like and DUF2520 domain-containing protein, whose product MPLSAAAPHETTIAVVGAGRLGTVLARALRAAGFDVRGPLVRDEIANTSTTESTENTERIDIALLCVPDSAISDAADAARPHADLIGHVSGATSLDSVDFSIHPLQTFTGTEAPDVFHGIGAAVAGRTPEALATAEQLARALGARPVVLDDAHRAEYHAAASFASNFVLTVLDAAEQLAHAVGIPRDEARDLLAPLVRQSVDNWVAVGAKEALTGPIARGDHTTVARQRTATVPLDLEHLFDALADSTRVLAERPAA is encoded by the coding sequence ATGCCCCTCTCCGCTGCAGCGCCGCACGAGACCACCATCGCCGTTGTCGGCGCCGGCCGCCTCGGCACGGTGCTCGCGCGCGCCCTGCGCGCGGCCGGATTCGATGTGCGAGGCCCGCTGGTCCGCGACGAGATCGCGAACACCTCGACCACCGAGAGCACCGAGAACACAGAGCGCATCGACATCGCCCTGCTCTGCGTCCCCGACTCCGCGATATCGGATGCTGCCGACGCAGCCCGCCCGCACGCGGATCTCATCGGACACGTCTCCGGTGCCACTTCATTGGATTCCGTGGATTTCAGCATCCACCCGCTGCAGACCTTCACCGGAACCGAGGCGCCCGACGTGTTCCACGGCATCGGCGCGGCCGTCGCCGGACGGACGCCCGAGGCGCTCGCAACAGCGGAGCAGCTCGCGCGCGCCCTCGGCGCACGTCCCGTCGTGCTCGACGACGCGCACCGCGCGGAGTATCACGCGGCCGCGTCCTTCGCCTCCAACTTCGTGCTCACTGTGCTCGACGCCGCCGAGCAGCTCGCTCACGCCGTCGGCATCCCGCGCGACGAAGCACGCGACCTGCTCGCACCCCTCGTGCGCCAGAGCGTCGACAACTGGGTGGCAGTCGGGGCGAAGGAAGCCCTCACCGGGCCGATCGCGCGCGGCGACCACACCACTGTCGCCCGCCAGCGCACGGCCACCGTTCCGCTCGACCTCGAGCACCTCTTCGACGCGCTCGCCGACAGCACGCGAGTGCTCGCAGAAAGGCCCGCCGCATGA
- a CDS encoding metalloregulator ArsR/SmtB family transcription factor, producing the protein MYSPELGPDEADLIFRALGDVTRRDILTRVLGEKLSVSELAPRYDMSFAAVQKHVAVLERAGLVSKRTCGRQRIVSADPAMIQRTSQLLGACGQTEKMDATLAALPADADHRTAERAFTDAGWTWAGAGDWALALRAPDGSAAVRISPFDPTGPYTAELYRAAAHTRLVPELFAHRRLVGGGDLQLMEWLTPVDESDARAFHGLITKRDETVAELVDLIDGIHTRALRELPWCGPLDTNPSNVMRGGDGRLVVTDLFYADGPALYATAGGDPDALVSRMPEPERRFLTEIPLAASGPWDAASREEMRRGIAAADARRN; encoded by the coding sequence GTGTACTCCCCTGAGCTCGGCCCCGACGAGGCGGATCTCATCTTTCGGGCCCTGGGCGACGTCACCCGGCGTGACATCCTCACGCGCGTCCTGGGCGAGAAGCTCTCGGTCAGTGAGCTTGCACCTCGATACGACATGAGCTTCGCAGCCGTTCAGAAGCATGTCGCGGTGCTCGAACGCGCCGGACTGGTCAGCAAGCGCACCTGCGGACGGCAGCGGATCGTGTCTGCAGACCCGGCGATGATCCAGCGGACATCGCAGCTGCTCGGCGCCTGCGGGCAGACTGAGAAGATGGATGCCACGCTCGCCGCGCTCCCCGCGGACGCCGACCACCGCACAGCCGAGCGCGCATTCACGGATGCGGGATGGACGTGGGCCGGTGCCGGGGACTGGGCGCTCGCACTGCGCGCGCCCGACGGATCAGCGGCCGTGCGGATCAGCCCGTTCGATCCGACAGGGCCGTACACGGCGGAACTCTATCGTGCAGCGGCCCACACTCGGCTCGTACCCGAGCTGTTCGCACATCGGAGGCTGGTGGGCGGCGGGGACCTGCAGCTCATGGAATGGCTGACGCCGGTCGACGAATCCGACGCCCGCGCGTTCCACGGTCTCATCACCAAGCGCGATGAGACCGTGGCCGAGCTGGTGGATCTCATCGACGGCATTCATACACGCGCACTACGCGAGCTGCCCTGGTGCGGGCCGCTCGACACGAATCCGTCGAACGTGATGCGCGGCGGCGACGGCCGGCTCGTCGTCACCGACCTGTTCTACGCCGACGGGCCAGCGCTGTATGCGACGGCGGGCGGCGATCCCGACGCGCTCGTCTCGCGCATGCCGGAGCCGGAACGGCGCTTCCTCACCGAAATCCCGCTCGCCGCCTCGGGCCCGTGGGATGCAGCGTCGCGGGAGGAGATGCGCCGCGGCATCGCTGCGGCGGATGCGCGGCGGAACTGA
- the panC gene encoding pantoate--beta-alanine ligase: protein MKILRTIGDVRDAVRAARAQGHRVGLVPTMGAFHDGHLALMRHARAHNELVVVSLFVNPTQFGQGEDLSSYPRDEARDAALAEQQGVDILFAPEPAEIYPDGFATSIHVSGLTDVLDGAARGPHHFDGVATVVTKLLGIVRPDTAYFGQKDAQQVLVVRRVVRDLNLDVRIEALPTVREADGLAMSSRNVYLDADARRQAAALNGALSAASDLFASGERDAEAILAAARRVLADADVTPEYLELRSATDLRTLDRVDEDALLAVAVAARVGAARLIDNHLLKGAG, encoded by the coding sequence ATGAAGATCCTCCGCACGATCGGTGACGTCCGCGACGCCGTGCGCGCTGCTCGCGCGCAGGGGCACCGAGTCGGACTCGTCCCCACGATGGGCGCCTTCCACGACGGACACCTCGCCCTCATGCGACACGCTCGCGCGCACAACGAACTCGTCGTCGTGTCGCTGTTCGTCAACCCGACCCAGTTCGGTCAGGGCGAAGACCTCAGCAGCTACCCGCGCGACGAGGCCCGCGACGCCGCGCTCGCCGAACAGCAGGGCGTCGACATCCTCTTCGCCCCGGAACCCGCAGAGATCTATCCAGACGGCTTCGCCACCAGCATCCACGTCTCAGGCCTGACCGACGTGCTCGACGGCGCCGCCCGCGGCCCGCACCACTTCGACGGCGTCGCCACCGTCGTCACCAAACTGCTCGGCATCGTGCGCCCCGACACCGCGTACTTCGGGCAGAAGGACGCCCAGCAGGTGCTCGTCGTGCGCCGGGTGGTTCGCGACCTGAACCTCGACGTGCGAATCGAAGCACTCCCCACGGTGCGCGAGGCCGACGGGCTCGCCATGAGCTCGCGCAACGTGTACCTCGACGCGGACGCCCGCCGGCAGGCCGCGGCATTGAACGGGGCGCTCAGCGCAGCATCCGACCTCTTCGCATCCGGCGAACGCGACGCGGAGGCGATCCTCGCCGCGGCCCGCCGCGTGCTCGCCGATGCCGACGTGACCCCCGAGTATCTCGAACTGCGCAGCGCCACTGATCTGCGCACCCTCGACCGCGTCGATGAGGATGCACTGCTCGCCGTCGCCGTCGCCGCCCGCGTCGGCGCTGCGCGCCTCATCGACAATCACCTCTTGAAAGGCGCCGGCTGA
- a CDS encoding discoidin domain-containing protein, which produces MNRQIAGVCTLAAVVAAAALPMTAAQAADELAAPTFSQDGGRYTESTTVELAAPEGAQIRYTLDGSMPTAESPLYEKPLVVDETTNIAATSVKGDAVSPAEIEGYIVKSDEKPLLSFFVMSDIHTSQLNEKSRGIWKSHFDTLASINPDPDLIISNGDQINDNNWNTAPDHQVVKTILDENMARLDIEDTPILMSHGNHDVGNADMAQYYGDWFPNATGGYYEKTIGGSTFLVIDTERYSGAQRSWLQQRLAALSAEGEALDTPVFVVGHRPASGTVHDGAQSSNGDLTEDLAAHPQVVYFSGHSHLHLNDERSIWQDGFTAVNDGSMSYTETPHDVYQSDGNALWEEFTIPTAQALYVEVYDDRTEIDRVNFAAENERTYADGQWGAYQDDYPFASAGTLAGPTWTVRLEGSTPDEVRENFDYTSAARDTVAPSLDGTPAHILVDGKDVLRVPAATDDESVYGYDVKVTDAATGALGLPIRAGAKVLADFQMAPRPSILNIPLAIGNRSQSDAEPVSLTRGTEYVAEVAAVDMYGNRSEPKKVEFVAGEDAAALPSRLKLTTADADLIPGEATTVTTTFTNQSGATMTDVSVALNVPEGWNAFATGDSNFKKLKNEEERAIEWVVVPTTDVAAGRHTLAGEATYTSAGETGSITRRTALTTLADGEVPSSRLSIAGFSSQGAGADEAAANAIDGNPASLWHTQYAVAPPADFPHWITLDLGSEHVLDGLRYLPRQTGTNGNLKGYEIHVSNDNEQWGDPVAAGSFSTGTGSKQVDFAEVRGRYIRLTGISAHNGLAFGAAAELTPLGHLAAQRPEATVTAETSTAGGKVKLSVSVTNDDSEPVDANVLTAFGAHEFTGVRPGETVSRTFQTKQSTIAAGVAVVELTTEIDGEAVTRFAVADHAAGDAVRPQVSLVSPTTAGPSPVLDIQVDATDEVGLERIVANMYQKGKVVKSTQSAVEGTSGSHNAMVTLPDGEYTVKYNAKDAAGNVSKTSTFDVVIDATAPTVTVKTEVSATVGDEAGYETVSFKLHDARKIDRVEINGVVKDLSDNPWSDVNFVRPGVFGAVTGANTLVAYDVAGNSTTVEFTLR; this is translated from the coding sequence GTGAACAGACAGATCGCAGGCGTTTGCACGCTGGCGGCCGTCGTGGCCGCTGCGGCGCTGCCGATGACAGCTGCGCAGGCGGCGGACGAGCTCGCAGCGCCCACGTTCAGCCAGGACGGCGGCCGCTACACCGAGTCGACTACCGTCGAACTCGCAGCGCCCGAGGGTGCGCAGATCCGCTACACGCTCGACGGCTCGATGCCCACGGCCGAGAGCCCGCTGTACGAGAAGCCCCTCGTCGTCGACGAGACCACCAACATCGCGGCGACCTCGGTGAAGGGCGATGCCGTATCCCCCGCCGAGATCGAAGGCTACATCGTCAAGTCCGACGAGAAGCCGCTGCTGTCGTTCTTCGTGATGAGCGACATCCACACGTCGCAGCTGAACGAGAAGAGCCGTGGCATCTGGAAGAGCCACTTCGACACGCTCGCATCGATCAACCCCGACCCCGACCTGATCATCTCCAACGGAGACCAGATCAACGACAACAACTGGAACACCGCACCCGATCACCAGGTCGTGAAGACCATTCTCGACGAGAACATGGCGCGGCTCGACATCGAGGACACTCCGATCCTCATGTCGCACGGCAACCACGACGTCGGCAACGCCGACATGGCGCAGTACTACGGCGACTGGTTCCCCAACGCCACGGGCGGCTACTACGAGAAGACCATCGGCGGCAGCACCTTCCTCGTCATCGACACCGAGCGCTACTCCGGCGCCCAGCGCAGCTGGCTGCAGCAGCGACTGGCCGCGCTGTCGGCGGAGGGCGAAGCCCTGGACACGCCGGTGTTCGTGGTGGGCCACCGTCCGGCATCCGGCACCGTGCACGACGGTGCGCAGTCTTCGAACGGCGACCTCACCGAGGATCTCGCCGCGCACCCCCAGGTCGTGTACTTCTCGGGCCACTCGCACCTGCACCTGAATGACGAGCGATCGATCTGGCAGGACGGCTTCACCGCCGTCAACGACGGTTCGATGTCGTACACCGAGACTCCGCACGACGTCTATCAGTCCGACGGCAACGCGCTCTGGGAGGAATTCACCATCCCGACCGCGCAGGCGTTGTACGTCGAGGTGTACGACGATCGCACCGAGATCGACCGCGTGAACTTCGCGGCCGAGAACGAGCGCACCTACGCGGATGGGCAGTGGGGCGCTTACCAGGACGACTATCCCTTTGCGAGTGCCGGAACGCTCGCCGGCCCCACCTGGACCGTGCGTCTCGAAGGAAGCACCCCGGACGAGGTCCGCGAGAACTTCGACTACACCTCAGCCGCCCGCGACACCGTCGCTCCATCGCTCGACGGCACGCCCGCGCACATCCTCGTTGACGGCAAAGACGTGCTGCGCGTGCCGGCAGCGACCGATGACGAGTCGGTGTACGGCTACGACGTCAAGGTGACGGATGCTGCGACCGGGGCGCTCGGACTGCCCATCCGCGCCGGAGCCAAGGTCCTGGCGGACTTCCAGATGGCGCCCCGCCCGAGCATCCTGAACATCCCACTGGCGATCGGCAACCGCAGCCAGAGCGATGCCGAGCCAGTCAGCCTGACTCGCGGCACCGAGTACGTCGCCGAGGTGGCGGCCGTCGACATGTACGGCAACCGATCCGAGCCCAAGAAGGTCGAGTTCGTGGCGGGTGAGGATGCTGCCGCATTGCCGAGCCGGCTGAAGCTGACGACCGCCGACGCCGATTTGATCCCCGGCGAGGCGACCACGGTCACCACGACCTTCACCAATCAGTCGGGCGCGACGATGACGGACGTCTCCGTCGCGTTGAACGTGCCCGAGGGCTGGAACGCTTTCGCCACGGGCGACTCGAACTTCAAGAAGCTGAAGAACGAAGAAGAGCGCGCGATCGAGTGGGTCGTGGTGCCCACGACGGATGTTGCCGCCGGGCGTCACACGCTGGCGGGCGAGGCAACCTACACATCTGCGGGCGAGACCGGCTCCATCACGCGCCGCACAGCTCTGACGACCCTCGCCGACGGCGAGGTGCCGAGCTCGCGTCTGTCGATCGCCGGCTTCTCCAGCCAGGGAGCCGGCGCCGATGAGGCCGCTGCGAACGCGATCGACGGCAACCCGGCGTCGCTGTGGCACACGCAGTACGCGGTCGCGCCGCCCGCGGATTTCCCGCACTGGATCACGCTCGACCTGGGATCCGAGCATGTGCTCGACGGTCTGCGGTACCTGCCCCGCCAGACCGGGACCAACGGAAACCTCAAGGGCTATGAGATCCACGTGTCGAACGACAACGAGCAGTGGGGCGACCCGGTCGCAGCCGGATCCTTCAGCACCGGAACCGGCTCCAAGCAGGTGGACTTCGCGGAGGTCCGCGGGCGCTACATCCGGCTCACCGGAATCAGCGCGCACAACGGACTCGCGTTCGGTGCAGCCGCCGAGCTCACGCCGCTCGGACACCTGGCGGCGCAGCGACCCGAGGCGACGGTGACTGCTGAGACCAGCACTGCCGGCGGCAAGGTCAAGCTGTCGGTCTCGGTCACCAACGACGACAGCGAGCCGGTCGATGCGAACGTGCTGACCGCGTTCGGCGCCCACGAGTTCACGGGCGTGCGGCCCGGCGAGACCGTCTCGCGGACGTTCCAGACCAAGCAGTCGACAATCGCCGCGGGTGTGGCGGTCGTGGAGCTCACCACGGAGATCGACGGTGAGGCCGTCACCCGCTTCGCGGTCGCCGACCATGCTGCAGGCGACGCGGTGCGACCGCAGGTGAGTCTCGTCAGCCCGACCACCGCCGGGCCGTCACCGGTTCTGGACATCCAGGTCGACGCGACCGACGAGGTCGGGCTCGAGCGGATCGTCGCGAACATGTATCAGAAGGGCAAGGTCGTCAAGAGCACCCAGTCCGCCGTGGAGGGAACCAGTGGTTCGCACAACGCGATGGTGACGCTTCCCGACGGGGAGTACACCGTGAAGTACAACGCGAAGGATGCTGCGGGCAACGTCTCGAAGACCTCGACGTTCGACGTCGTCATCGACGCCACGGCGCCGACCGTGACGGTGAAGACCGAGGTCTCGGCTACGGTCGGTGACGAGGCGGGCTACGAGACGGTCAGCTTCAAGCTGCACGACGCCCGGAAGATCGATCGCGTCGAGATCAACGGAGTCGTGAAGGATCTGAGCGACAATCCCTGGTCGGACGTGAACTTCGTCAGGCCGGGCGTCTTCGGCGCGGTGACCGGGGCGAACACCCTCGTCGCCTACGACGTGGCCGGAAACTCCACCACGGTGGAGTTCACGCTGCGCTGA
- a CDS encoding DUF2975 domain-containing protein: MGRVTIWVLRVVIALALLGSLVVQTVIVPLLWADLDGAPQWFRVSFVVIAILGIVTMQVFAVCVWMLLTKVRRGSIFQPSSFRYVDVIIGAFGAAALLAFSFAVVLAPSEAAPGIVALVCGAALVLAGIALLVVVMRALLRQAIDREDEARHLRDELGEVI; this comes from the coding sequence ATGGGAAGAGTGACGATCTGGGTGCTGCGCGTCGTGATCGCGCTGGCGCTGCTGGGTTCGCTGGTCGTGCAGACCGTGATCGTGCCGCTGCTGTGGGCTGATCTCGACGGCGCCCCGCAGTGGTTCCGGGTGAGCTTCGTCGTCATCGCGATCCTCGGCATCGTGACGATGCAGGTGTTCGCGGTGTGCGTGTGGATGCTGCTGACGAAGGTGCGGCGGGGTTCGATCTTCCAGCCGTCGTCGTTCCGCTACGTCGACGTGATCATCGGCGCGTTCGGCGCCGCCGCGCTGCTGGCGTTCTCGTTCGCGGTCGTCCTCGCGCCCAGCGAAGCCGCGCCCGGCATCGTCGCGCTGGTGTGCGGCGCCGCTCTGGTGCTCGCCGGGATCGCCCTGCTCGTCGTCGTCATGCGCGCGCTGCTGCGTCAGGCCATCGACCGCGAGGACGAGGCGCGCCACCTGCGCGACGAGCTCGGCGAGGTGATCTGA
- the panD gene encoding aspartate 1-decarboxylase: protein MRRTMLKSKIHRAMITGSDLNYVGSITIDPDLLEAADILAHEQVHVVDVDNGARFETYTIAGSRGSGVMQVNGAAARLVHAGDTIIVISYAEYSRDDLADYAPTVVHVDRSNTIIQVDAAVDQLLTGVAS from the coding sequence ATGCGACGCACCATGCTGAAATCGAAGATCCACCGCGCGATGATCACCGGAAGCGACCTGAACTACGTCGGGTCGATCACCATCGATCCCGACCTGCTCGAGGCGGCCGACATCCTCGCGCACGAGCAGGTGCACGTCGTCGACGTCGACAACGGCGCCCGTTTCGAGACCTACACGATCGCGGGTTCGCGCGGCAGCGGCGTCATGCAGGTCAACGGCGCCGCCGCCCGGCTGGTGCACGCCGGTGACACCATCATCGTCATCTCGTACGCCGAGTACTCCCGCGACGACCTGGCTGACTACGCGCCGACCGTGGTGCACGTCGACCGCAGCAACACGATCATCCAGGTCGACGCCGCCGTGGACCAGCTGCTGACCGGAGTCGCATCGTGA
- the panB gene encoding 3-methyl-2-oxobutanoate hydroxymethyltransferase yields MSTHAAPNKRITVGDLAAKKQAGEPIVMVTAYDYPGAQIAEAAGVDLVLVGDSGAMTVLGYDSTVPVTTDEMLMLTKAVRRGLTAPLLVGDLPFGSYEGSDALALATAQRFVKEAGVDLVKIERGGTSVDRARALVGSGIPVVGHVGLTPQTATALGGYRAQGRTAEAALAVIDDALALQDAGCSLLVIEAVPSQVTAALMPLLEIPVIGIGAGADADGQVLVFHDLLGIYGGPAAKFVKRYASLREAAIDGIAAYADEVRSGAYPGPEHGYAMADAEAERLREMLAGR; encoded by the coding sequence GTGAGCACGCACGCAGCCCCGAACAAGCGCATCACCGTTGGCGACCTCGCCGCCAAGAAGCAGGCCGGCGAGCCCATCGTCATGGTCACCGCCTATGACTACCCCGGCGCGCAGATCGCCGAGGCCGCCGGCGTCGACCTGGTGCTCGTCGGTGACAGCGGCGCGATGACCGTGCTCGGATACGACAGCACCGTGCCCGTCACCACCGACGAGATGCTCATGCTCACCAAGGCTGTGCGGCGCGGCCTCACCGCTCCGCTGCTCGTCGGTGACCTGCCCTTCGGATCGTACGAGGGCTCGGATGCCCTGGCGCTCGCGACCGCGCAGCGGTTCGTGAAAGAGGCCGGCGTCGACCTGGTGAAGATCGAACGCGGTGGCACCAGCGTCGACCGGGCGCGCGCGCTCGTCGGCTCTGGCATCCCCGTCGTCGGGCACGTCGGACTCACGCCGCAGACCGCGACCGCGCTCGGCGGCTACCGCGCGCAGGGCCGGACCGCCGAGGCGGCACTCGCCGTCATCGACGACGCGCTCGCCCTGCAGGACGCCGGATGCTCGCTTCTCGTCATCGAGGCCGTGCCGTCACAGGTGACAGCAGCCCTCATGCCGCTGCTCGAGATCCCGGTGATCGGGATCGGCGCCGGGGCGGATGCTGACGGGCAGGTGCTGGTGTTCCATGACCTGCTCGGGATCTACGGCGGGCCCGCCGCGAAGTTCGTCAAGCGGTACGCCTCGCTGCGCGAAGCGGCGATCGACGGCATCGCCGCGTACGCCGACGAGGTGCGCTCGGGCGCGTATCCAGGACCAGAGCACGGGTACGCGATGGCGGATGCTGAGGCCGAGCGCCTGCGGGAGATGCTCGCCGGGCGGTGA